Proteins encoded by one window of Roseibium sp. Sym1:
- a CDS encoding HlyD family type I secretion periplasmic adaptor subunit, which yields MFIRKSTIENFSLDVPLELEEGPPPVAYRRVLQILSLSAVSFLVWAAFGQVREVANATGEIVPAGKVQAVGHLEGGIVAEVLVLEGQLVDKGTPLVRLQETATSSDLERVQTRLRFLATEEQRLAGSRTPSTDPNGLRLSGGADFSEAQQAAFDAQRKALETEQQALKARINEKQAELTSILERIELQETQLEIEQEKFNIQQSLYDQGYTSKRRYLDAKSSLQNAQSEMSELKGMRGRTQAQLAEAQAGLERSLAVAQEELAEERSRVVQERSELAFEAEKQRDRVDRLFVRAPVSGHIKALYLKGAGSVLAPGDVVAEIVPSNSDLVAEVRVSPRDIGHVEVGDEAEIAVTTFDPNIEGTLKGEVSVISASSFRDEYGNYYFKAIIPLASNSIGQGASAETISPGMVVDAKIVTGSKSVLQYMLKPVTRAIGDPLSER from the coding sequence ATGTTCATTCGTAAATCCACCATCGAGAATTTTTCTCTGGATGTCCCTCTGGAACTGGAGGAGGGGCCTCCGCCCGTTGCCTATCGCCGGGTTCTGCAGATCCTGTCCCTGAGCGCCGTGTCCTTTCTGGTCTGGGCAGCATTCGGCCAGGTGCGTGAGGTGGCCAATGCCACCGGAGAAATCGTACCGGCCGGAAAGGTTCAGGCCGTGGGGCATCTTGAAGGCGGTATCGTTGCCGAAGTTCTGGTCCTTGAGGGACAGTTGGTCGACAAGGGAACACCACTGGTCCGGTTGCAGGAAACGGCCACGTCGAGCGACCTGGAACGCGTGCAGACGCGCTTGAGGTTCCTGGCAACGGAAGAACAACGCCTTGCAGGCAGCAGAACACCCTCGACGGATCCCAACGGCCTGAGGCTGAGTGGTGGCGCGGACTTCAGCGAAGCCCAGCAGGCTGCTTTCGACGCGCAGCGCAAGGCTTTGGAAACCGAGCAGCAGGCGCTGAAAGCCCGGATCAATGAGAAACAGGCTGAACTGACCAGCATTCTGGAACGCATCGAACTGCAGGAAACCCAGCTCGAGATAGAGCAGGAAAAATTCAATATCCAGCAATCCCTCTATGACCAGGGCTATACGTCAAAACGACGGTATCTGGACGCGAAATCCTCCCTTCAAAACGCACAAAGCGAAATGAGCGAGCTGAAGGGCATGCGCGGCCGCACCCAGGCGCAATTGGCCGAAGCGCAGGCGGGACTGGAACGATCCCTCGCGGTGGCTCAGGAAGAACTTGCCGAAGAGCGCAGCCGGGTTGTTCAGGAACGCAGTGAACTGGCTTTCGAGGCGGAGAAACAGCGCGACCGGGTCGACAGGCTGTTCGTACGTGCCCCGGTGAGCGGCCACATCAAGGCGCTTTATCTGAAAGGCGCCGGAAGTGTCCTGGCGCCGGGCGATGTTGTTGCCGAAATTGTGCCGAGCAACAGCGACCTCGTTGCCGAGGTGCGCGTCTCGCCGCGCGACATCGGTCATGTCGAGGTCGGCGATGAAGCGGAAATCGCCGTGACCACCTTCGACCCGAACATCGAAGGCACGCTGAAGGGCGAAGTGTCGGTCATCTCCGCCTCCAGTTTCCGCGACGAGTACGGCAACTACTATTTCAAGGCGATCATTCCGCTGGCGTCCAATTCGATCGGCCAGGGAGCCAGCGCGGAAACGATCTCGCCCGGTATGGTCGTGGACGCCAAGATCGTGACCGGTTCAAAATCCGTGCTTCAGTACATGCTGAAGCCCGTCACCCGCGCAATCGGGGATCCCCTCAGCGAACGGTGA
- the paaG gene encoding 2-(1,2-epoxy-1,2-dihydrophenyl)acetyl-CoA isomerase PaaG, whose amino-acid sequence MADAEPVLAERRDGYLMITLNRPERLNAFNESMHLALRARLEDAATSADIRAVLLTGAGRAFCAGQDLSDRDMRGGGEAPDLGVTLETLYNPLVRQIRSLKKPVVCAVNGVAAGAGANLALACDIVLAAQSARFIQAFSKIGLVPDSGGTWLLPRLIGEVRAKALAMTGEPLQAETAADWGLIWKAIPDEDLMAEAGKLAAQLAAGATRGLSLTKQLIQAAADQGLDPHLDAERDAQRLAGRSDDYREGVTAFLEKRPARFTGA is encoded by the coding sequence ATGGCGGACGCCGAACCTGTTCTCGCTGAACGGCGGGACGGTTATCTGATGATTACCCTGAATCGGCCCGAAAGGCTCAATGCCTTTAATGAATCCATGCACCTGGCCCTGCGGGCCCGACTGGAAGACGCAGCGACAAGCGCCGATATCCGGGCTGTTCTGCTGACGGGCGCCGGGCGGGCTTTCTGCGCGGGACAGGACCTGTCCGACCGGGACATGCGCGGCGGCGGTGAAGCCCCCGATCTCGGCGTGACACTGGAGACGCTTTACAATCCCCTTGTCCGTCAGATCCGGTCGCTGAAAAAACCGGTTGTCTGTGCCGTCAACGGGGTCGCGGCCGGCGCCGGTGCCAATCTCGCGCTTGCCTGCGATATCGTGCTTGCCGCGCAGTCTGCCCGGTTCATCCAGGCCTTTTCCAAGATCGGGCTTGTGCCCGATTCCGGCGGCACCTGGTTGCTGCCGCGGCTGATCGGGGAAGTTCGGGCCAAGGCACTCGCAATGACCGGCGAGCCGCTCCAGGCGGAAACAGCAGCAGACTGGGGCCTGATCTGGAAGGCAATACCGGATGAAGACCTTATGGCGGAAGCCGGCAAGCTGGCCGCACAGCTCGCCGCCGGTGCGACCAGGGGGCTTTCGCTTACCAAACAACTGATCCAGGCAGCCGCTGACCAGGGTCTCGACCCGCATCTCGATGCGGAGCGGGACGCGCAGCGCCTGGCCGGGAGGAGCGACGACTATCGCGAAGGCGTGACAGCCTTTCTTGAAAAACGCCCTGCCCGTTTCACCGGAGCCTGA
- the paaI gene encoding hydroxyphenylacetyl-CoA thioesterase PaaI, producing MTPDELAKACAERMWSQDTATQHLDMKLAHVRAGHSTMSMTVTKAMTNGHGICHGGYIFTLADSAFAFACNTYNNVTVAQHCDISFLAPAHLGDRLTATAREVSRKGRSGLYDVTVSNQTGDVIAEFRGNSRTTKGTILPE from the coding sequence ATGACCCCGGACGAACTCGCCAAGGCCTGTGCCGAGCGCATGTGGTCACAGGACACCGCCACCCAGCATCTGGACATGAAACTGGCACATGTGCGGGCCGGTCACTCGACCATGTCCATGACGGTGACCAAGGCAATGACCAATGGTCACGGCATTTGCCACGGCGGTTATATCTTCACGCTGGCGGACAGTGCTTTCGCCTTTGCCTGCAACACCTACAATAACGTGACAGTTGCCCAGCATTGTGACATCTCGTTTCTGGCTCCCGCTCATCTGGGCGACCGGCTGACGGCCACGGCGCGGGAAGTGAGCCGGAAAGGACGGTCCGGCCTCTATGATGTGACGGTCAGCAACCAGACTGGCGACGTGATCGCGGAATTCCGCGGCAATTCAAGAACAACAAAGGGCACTATACTGCCGGAATGA
- a CDS encoding cadherin domain-containing protein codes for MASDTETREDKNGGPSDGGSTETRTTLNSDSALHSGLLDNRDQHLDKAHDYHLDQDMGESMEQVNSNLHLGSQSEEQHFGLEEEPGNGAYEADVVDLAPALADVSGDEPQLDQDTELPVSAAGDLPVEETSSGGAQSFTGSFGGATERLTGSEPKISGASDLDTSADNGAVAQDSQPRTVAASETDDVDPGESVVASDLSAVTDIDTAVDAVDEDAGIGAATGLRASAEASDGTSVTYSLLDDAGGLFSIDPETGIVTVAGALDAEAAGSHDIVVLATASDGDTQTETFTIAIRDVNEHDVSPISTIGSISDEISEHVEGGSLAGIEVSAYDLDVSDTVSYSIDDPRFVIDDQGVVSIAENASFDAETEGSVSFTVTATSTDGSQSERTFTLQIADENEYAVSDLTDTDASDNTIAEDASAGTQVGVTALATDADATDSVSYSVDDARFTVDENGVVTVVDGASFDAETEGSIDVTVTATSTDGSTSTETFSIAVSDVNESAVSTVTDTDASDNTIAEDATAGTQVGVTALATDADATDSVSYSVDDARFSVDENGVVTVADGASFDAETEGSIDVTVTATSTDGSTSTETFSIAVSDVNESTVSAVTDTDASANTIAEDATAGTQVGVTALATDADATDSVSYSVDDARFTVDENGVVTIADGASFDAETEGSIDVTVTATSTDGSTSTETFSIAVSDVNESTVSAVTDTDASDNTIAEDATAGTQVGVTALATDADATDSVSYSVDDARFTVDENGVVTVADGASFDAETEGSIDITVTATSTDGSTSNETFSIAVSDVNESSVSAVTDTDASDNTIAEDATAGTQVGVTALATDADATDSVSYSVDDARFTVNENGVVTVADGARFDAETEGSIDITVTATSTDGSTSNETFSIAVSDVNESAVSAVTDTDASDNTIAEDATAGTQVGVTALATDADATDSVSYSVNDARFTVDENGVVTVADGASFDAETEGSIDVTVTATSTDGSTSTETFSIAVSDVNESAVSAVTDTDASDNTIAEDATAGTQVGVTALATDADATDSVSYSVNDARFTVDENGVVTVADGASFDAETEGSIDITVTATSTDGSTSTETFTIAVSDVNETAVSAVTDTDASDNTIAEDATAGTQVGVTALATDADATDSVSYSVDDTRFTVDENGVVTIADGASFDAEAEGSIDITVTATSTDGSTSTETFSIAVSDVNESAVSAVTDTDASDNTIAEDATAGTQVGVTALATDADATDSVSYSVDDSRFTVNENGVVTVADGASFDAETEGSIDITVTATSTDGSTSTEIFSIAVSDVNETAVSAVTDTDASDNTIAEDATAGTQVGVTALATDADATDSVSYSVDDSRFTVDENGVVTVADGASFDAETEGSIDVTVSASSTDGSTSTETFSIAVSDVNESAVSTVTDTDASDNTIAEDATAGTQVGVTALATDADATDSVSYSVDDNRFTVNENGVVTVADGASFDAETEGSIDVTVTATSTDGSTSTETFSIAVSDVNESAVSAVTDTDASDNTIAEDATAGTQVGVTALATDADATDSVSYSVDDARFTVDENGVVTVADGASFDAETEGSIDITVTATSTDGSTSTETFSIAVSDVNESAVSAVTDSDASDNTIAEDATAGTEVGVTALATDADATDSVSYSVDDSRFTVDENGVVTVADGASFDAETEGSIDVTVTATSTDGSTSTETFSIAVSDVDEYDVSAVTDIDAAANGLAENAAEGTSIGVTASAGDDDVTDDVTFSISDNRFTIDENGEVTVAANASFDYENEPTIYLTVTATSTDGSTSQETFEVSVADVAEAYQMELGQTTFTDTGVAETSITGNDSADTITAHDDGSTIYSGAGDDTVYGGAGDDAILYGEGADVVYGGAGNDFIDDEIGTQPNSDANYLDGGDGNDTIYGGGGNDALVGGDGSDRLYGENDDDTIEGGAGSDKLYGGSGNDTLEGGAGNDYIDGGSGTDTAVYSGNRADYSITKNSDGSFTVIDLRDGSPEGTDTVYNVENFRFSDGDVLAGDLVAQDVSAVTDADSSADGMAEDAGAGSSVGITAFASDGNASDTVSYTVDDNRFSVDDNGAVTVADGASFDYETEPEVSITVTATSSDGSTSQETFTLDVADVAEDLQLSDGGATFTDSGVSETSITGGSGNDTITAHDDGGNLSGGEGDDTLIGGAGNDTLSGGAGTDTLQGGDGDDTLIAGSGATDAIGGTGTVGSTYSFIHLGTMADIDTDESNGVSENASSLLGAYGNANSPLYTQTVSVTANDTNGDGVLADNDYSGTAETFTIGGADHALDSLQVFDATVTFTDGTTGTFSAVVIQLDNGDVYMAPEYMSNADSDLLASKPIQGISLDSISVDDASMYANRLDTDYQVPGDTLEGGAGNDTLVGGEAADLLEGGAGNDSIDGGAGADTAVYSGNWEDYDIVENVDGSYTVTDLRAGAPDGVDTVANVENFRFADGDVAATDLIQTDVGAVTDSDGSTNSIHETDGAGTQVGITATATDPNGDAVNYSLSDDRFEIGADGVVTVADHAFFDSQVESSIDLVVTAISADGSESSETFSISVNGNYDSQFTGGTESGSFSGSGQSYYVNGVGGDDNITTGEYDDRIDGGTYGGNDNLNGGGGDDLIFGRGGVDNIFGGSGDDTIIGGTGNDSLNGGDGSDLFMHGLGDGSDTINAGTGAAWTDVIDLGGGPGVTSAGEFGTDWTVTITNGSIETTDTENGIMELSQDADGYIDFSDGSRVNFNDVEEIRW; via the coding sequence ATGGCAAGCGATACTGAAACCCGTGAAGACAAAAACGGCGGTCCGAGTGACGGTGGTTCGACGGAAACGAGAACAACCCTGAATTCGGACAGCGCCCTTCATTCCGGATTGCTCGACAACAGGGACCAGCATCTCGACAAGGCGCACGATTACCATCTTGACCAGGACATGGGTGAATCCATGGAACAGGTCAATTCGAACCTGCATCTTGGAAGCCAGTCGGAAGAGCAGCATTTCGGGCTTGAGGAGGAACCGGGCAACGGTGCTTATGAGGCCGATGTTGTCGACTTGGCCCCTGCCCTTGCCGATGTCTCCGGCGATGAACCGCAGCTTGATCAGGACACAGAACTTCCGGTTTCTGCCGCCGGCGACCTCCCTGTCGAGGAAACATCTTCCGGTGGCGCCCAGTCCTTCACGGGTTCCTTTGGCGGTGCAACTGAGCGCCTGACCGGTTCTGAGCCGAAAATTTCAGGAGCCTCCGATCTCGATACGAGCGCGGACAACGGCGCCGTCGCACAGGACAGCCAGCCCCGGACCGTGGCCGCCTCGGAAACGGACGACGTTGACCCTGGCGAAAGTGTTGTCGCTTCCGACCTGTCCGCAGTAACCGATATCGATACTGCGGTCGATGCTGTTGACGAGGATGCCGGTATCGGTGCGGCAACCGGCCTTCGGGCTTCCGCCGAAGCCTCGGACGGCACATCCGTCACCTACAGCTTGCTTGATGATGCAGGTGGACTTTTCAGCATCGACCCGGAAACGGGCATTGTCACCGTGGCTGGCGCGCTCGATGCGGAAGCCGCCGGCAGCCACGATATCGTTGTGCTTGCGACAGCGTCTGACGGCGACACGCAGACCGAGACCTTCACGATCGCCATTCGTGATGTCAACGAACATGACGTCAGCCCGATCAGCACGATTGGCTCTATTTCGGACGAGATCTCCGAACATGTCGAAGGTGGCAGTCTCGCCGGCATCGAAGTCTCCGCCTATGATCTCGATGTTTCGGATACGGTGAGTTATTCGATCGATGATCCCCGCTTCGTCATTGACGACCAGGGTGTCGTCAGCATCGCGGAAAATGCATCCTTTGACGCTGAAACCGAGGGTTCTGTTTCTTTCACGGTGACAGCAACCTCGACAGACGGCTCCCAGTCCGAACGGACCTTCACTCTCCAGATTGCGGATGAAAACGAATACGCGGTGTCGGACCTGACCGACACCGACGCTTCGGACAACACGATTGCCGAGGACGCGTCGGCCGGCACGCAGGTCGGTGTCACGGCCCTCGCGACCGACGCCGATGCAACGGACAGCGTCTCCTACTCTGTTGACGACGCCCGTTTCACCGTGGATGAGAACGGTGTGGTGACCGTCGTCGACGGCGCGTCGTTCGATGCAGAGACCGAAGGCTCCATCGATGTCACGGTGACCGCGACGTCCACGGATGGCTCGACCTCGACGGAAACCTTCTCGATTGCCGTCTCGGATGTGAACGAGAGCGCTGTGTCTACTGTCACCGACACCGACGCTTCGGACAACACCATTGCCGAAGACGCGACGGCCGGCACCCAGGTCGGTGTCACCGCCCTGGCAACCGATGCCGATGCTACCGACAGTGTCAGCTATTCCGTCGACGACGCCCGTTTCTCCGTCGATGAGAACGGTGTGGTCACGGTTGCCGACGGTGCCTCGTTCGATGCGGAGACCGAAGGCTCCATCGACGTCACTGTGACGGCAACGTCCACGGATGGCTCGACCTCGACCGAGACCTTCTCGATTGCCGTCTCCGATGTAAACGAGAGCACCGTTTCTGCAGTTACAGACACGGATGCATCGGCCAACACGATTGCTGAAGACGCGACGGCCGGTACCCAGGTCGGAGTGACTGCTCTGGCAACCGATGCCGATGCCACCGACAGTGTCTCCTACTCCGTCGACGATGCCCGCTTCACCGTCGATGAGAACGGTGTGGTCACGATTGCCGACGGCGCAAGCTTCGATGCCGAGACCGAAGGTTCCATCGACGTCACCGTGACGGCAACGTCCACGGATGGCTCGACCTCGACCGAGACCTTCTCGATTGCGGTTTCCGACGTGAATGAGAGCACCGTTTCTGCCGTCACCGACACCGACGCCTCCGACAACACCATTGCCGAGGACGCAACCGCCGGAACCCAGGTTGGTGTCACGGCGCTCGCGACCGATGCCGATGCCACCGACAGTGTCTCCTATTCCGTCGATGACGCCCGCTTCACCGTCGATGAAAACGGTGTCGTCACCGTCGCCGACGGCGCAAGTTTTGACGCCGAGACCGAAGGTTCCATCGACATCACCGTGACGGCAACGTCTACAGACGGATCCACGTCCAACGAGACGTTCTCGATTGCTGTTTCCGACGTCAACGAATCAAGCGTCTCTGCCGTCACCGACACCGACGCTTCGGACAACACCATCGCCGAAGACGCGACGGCCGGCACGCAGGTCGGTGTCACTGCGCTCGCGACCGACGCCGACGCGACCGACAGCGTCAGCTACTCCGTCGATGATGCCCGCTTCACCGTAAATGAAAATGGGGTGGTCACCGTCGCCGATGGTGCAAGATTCGATGCGGAAACCGAAGGATCCATCGACATCACCGTAACCGCAACGTCCACGGACGGCTCGACCTCCAACGAGACTTTCTCGATTGCCGTCTCGGATGTGAACGAGAGCGCTGTTTCTGCCGTCACCGACACGGATGCCTCGGACAACACCATCGCCGAGGACGCGACGGCCGGCACGCAGGTCGGTGTCACGGCCCTGGCGACCGACGCCGACGCGACCGACAGCGTCAGCTACTCTGTTAACGACGCCCGTTTCACCGTTGACGAGAATGGTGTTGTCACCGTCGCCGACGGTGCAAGCTTTGACGCGGAAACCGAAGGTTCCATCGATGTCACGGTGACCGCTACATCCACAGATGGGTCGACCTCCACCGAAACCTTCTCGATCGCCGTTTCTGACGTCAACGAGAGTGCCGTGTCTGCCGTCACCGACACGGATGCCTCGGACAACACCATCGCCGAGGACGCGACGGCCGGCACCCAGGTCGGTGTCACGGCCCTCGCGACCGACGCCGATGCGACCGACAGTGTCAGCTACTCCGTCAATGATGCCCGTTTCACCGTTGACGAGAACGGTGTTGTCACCGTCGCCGACGGTGCAAGCTTCGATGCGGAAACCGAAGGTTCCATCGACATCACCGTAACGGCAACGTCCACGGACGGGTCGACCTCGACGGAAACCTTCACCATCGCCGTTTCTGACGTCAATGAAACTGCCGTGTCCGCCGTCACTGACACCGATGCCTCGGACAACACGATCGCCGAGGACGCGACGGCCGGCACGCAGGTCGGTGTCACTGCGCTCGCGACCGACGCCGACGCCACCGACAGTGTCAGCTATTCCGTCGATGATACCCGCTTCACCGTGGATGAGAATGGTGTTGTCACCATCGCTGACGGGGCCTCGTTCGATGCCGAGGCCGAAGGCTCTATAGACATCACAGTGACGGCAACGTCCACGGATGGCTCGACCTCGACCGAGACATTCTCGATTGCCGTCTCCGATGTGAATGAAAGCGCTGTCTCTGCCGTTACAGATACGGATGCTTCGGACAACACCATCGCCGAAGATGCAACGGCGGGCACCCAGGTCGGCGTTACCGCTCTGGCGACCGACGCCGATGCAACGGACAGCGTCTCCTACTCGGTTGACGACAGCCGCTTCACGGTAAATGAAAACGGTGTTGTCACCGTCGCTGATGGTGCAAGCTTCGATGCGGAAACCGAAGGATCCATCGACATCACCGTGACCGCAACGTCCACGGACGGGTCGACCTCCACCGAGATTTTCTCGATCGCCGTTTCTGACGTCAATGAAACTGCCGTCTCTGCCGTTACAGATACGGATGCTTCGGACAACACCATTGCCGAGGACGCAACGGCCGGCACGCAGGTCGGCGTTACCGCTCTGGCGACCGACGCCGATGCGACCGACAGCGTCTCCTACTCGGTTGACGACAGCCGCTTCACCGTGGATGAGAACGGTGTGGTGACCGTCGCCGACGGCGCGTCGTTCGATGCAGAGACCGAAGGCTCCATCGACGTCACCGTGTCCGCAAGTTCCACGGATGGGTCGACCTCCACGGAAACCTTCTCGATTGCCGTCTCGGATGTGAACGAGAGCGCTGTGTCTACCGTCACCGACACCGACGCTTCGGACAACACCATTGCCGAGGACGCGACGGCCGGCACCCAGGTCGGTGTCACGGCCCTCGCGACCGACGCCGATGCGACCGACAGTGTCAGCTACTCGGTTGACGACAACCGCTTCACCGTGAATGAGAACGGTGTGGTGACCGTCGCCGACGGTGCAAGCTTCGATGCGGAAACCGAAGGTTCCATCGACGTCACGGTGACCGCGACGTCCACGGATGGGTCGACCTCCACCGAAACCTTCTCGATTGCCGTCTCGGATGTGAACGAGAGCGCTGTCTCTGCCGTCACCGACACCGACGCTTCGGACAACACCATCGCCGAGGACGCGACGGCCGGCACCCAGGTCGGTGTCACCGCCCTGGCGACCGACGCCGATGCCACCGACAGCGTCTCCTACTCGGTTGACGACGCCCGCTTCACCGTTGACGAGAATGGTGTTGTCACCGTGGCCGACGGCGCAAGCTTTGACGCGGAAACCGAAGGTTCCATCGACATCACCGTGACCGCAACGTCCACGGATGGGTCGACCTCCACGGAAACCTTCAGCATCGCCGTTTCCGACGTCAACGAGAGCGCTGTCTCTGCCGTCACCGACAGCGACGCTTCGGACAACACGATTGCCGAGGACGCGACGGCCGGCACGGAGGTCGGTGTCACTGCGCTCGCGACCGACGCCGACGCGACCGACAGTGTCTCCTACTCGGTTGACGACAGCCGCTTCACGGTTGACGAAAATGGTGTTGTGACCGTCGCCGATGGGGCCTCGTTCGATGCGGAAACCGAAGGTTCCATCGACGTCACCGTGACGGCGACGTCCACGGATGGGTCGACCTCCACCGAGACCTTCTCGATTGCCGTCTCGGATGTTGATGAGTACGACGTTTCTGCCGTCACCGACATTGACGCCGCGGCGAACGGCCTTGCCGAAAACGCGGCCGAGGGTACCAGCATCGGCGTGACTGCGTCCGCAGGCGACGATGATGTCACGGACGATGTCACCTTCTCCATTTCCGACAATCGGTTCACGATTGACGAGAACGGAGAGGTCACCGTCGCGGCCAATGCTTCGTTCGACTATGAAAACGAACCGACCATCTACCTGACCGTCACAGCGACATCGACTGACGGATCGACTTCCCAGGAAACCTTTGAAGTGTCCGTTGCCGACGTGGCGGAAGCCTATCAAATGGAGTTGGGCCAGACGACCTTCACGGATACGGGTGTCGCAGAAACATCCATCACCGGGAATGACAGCGCGGATACCATCACGGCCCATGACGACGGCAGCACGATCTACAGTGGCGCCGGAGACGACACCGTCTACGGCGGTGCCGGCGATGACGCCATTCTCTACGGCGAAGGCGCCGACGTGGTTTATGGCGGCGCAGGCAATGATTTCATCGACGATGAAATCGGCACGCAGCCCAACAGCGACGCCAACTACCTGGACGGGGGTGACGGCAACGACACCATCTATGGCGGCGGCGGCAACGACGCGCTGGTCGGCGGTGACGGCAGTGACCGCCTGTACGGTGAAAATGACGACGACACGATCGAGGGCGGCGCCGGCTCGGACAAGCTCTATGGCGGGTCGGGCAATGACACGCTGGAAGGCGGCGCCGGCAACGACTACATCGACGGTGGCAGCGGCACCGATACCGCTGTCTATTCCGGCAACCGGGCCGACTATTCGATCACCAAAAACAGCGACGGCTCCTTCACCGTGATCGATTTGCGAGACGGATCGCCCGAAGGGACCGACACTGTCTACAATGTCGAGAATTTCCGTTTCTCTGACGGCGATGTTCTGGCGGGCGACCTAGTAGCGCAAGATGTAAGTGCGGTAACGGACGCTGACAGTTCCGCCGACGGCATGGCGGAAGACGCAGGCGCTGGAAGCAGCGTTGGCATCACGGCATTTGCATCCGACGGCAATGCGTCGGACACCGTCAGCTACACCGTTGACGACAACCGGTTCAGTGTCGACGACAATGGCGCGGTCACCGTCGCCGACGGCGCAAGCTTCGACTACGAAACCGAGCCTGAAGTGTCGATAACCGTCACGGCCACCTCTTCGGACGGCTCGACGTCACAGGAAACCTTCACACTTGATGTTGCGGACGTGGCCGAGGATCTTCAGCTTTCTGACGGTGGTGCCACGTTCACGGATTCAGGCGTGTCGGAAACGTCGATCACCGGTGGATCGGGCAACGATACGATCACGGCCCATGATGATGGCGGCAACCTGTCCGGCGGCGAAGGTGATGACACACTGATCGGCGGAGCAGGCAACGACACGCTGTCTGGCGGCGCGGGAACCGACACTCTCCAGGGCGGCGACGGCGACGATACGCTGATTGCCGGGAGCGGTGCGACAGACGCCATTGGCGGAACCGGCACGGTCGGCTCGACATATTCGTTCATTCATCTTGGCACCATGGCGGACATCGACACGGATGAAAGCAACGGCGTGAGCGAGAATGCGTCCAGTCTGCTTGGCGCCTATGGTAACGCGAATTCCCCGCTTTACACCCAAACCGTGAGCGTCACCGCCAATGACACCAATGGTGACGGTGTGCTGGCGGACAACGACTACTCGGGGACGGCGGAAACCTTCACAATCGGTGGTGCCGATCATGCGCTCGATTCCCTGCAGGTTTTTGATGCCACGGTGACGTTCACGGACGGAACCACCGGGACGTTCTCGGCGGTTGTCATCCAGTTGGACAATGGCGACGTCTACATGGCGCCGGAATACATGTCGAACGCTGATTCCGACCTGTTGGCAAGCAAGCCGATCCAGGGCATCTCGCTGGATTCGATCAGTGTCGACGACGCGAGCATGTACGCAAACAGGCTGGACACCGATTACCAGGTGCCGGGCGATACACTCGAAGGCGGTGCCGGAAACGACACGCTTGTCGGTGGTGAGGCGGCTGACCTGCTTGAAGGCGGCGCCGGCAACGATTCCATCGATGGCGGCGCCGGAGCGGACACGGCCGTCTATTCCGGCAACTGGGAAGACTATGACATCGTCGAAAACGTGGATGGCAGCTACACGGTCACAGACCTGCGCGCCGGTGCGCCGGACGGTGTCGATACGGTTGCCAATGTCGAGAATTTCCGGTTTGCCGATGGCGATGTCGCGGCCACAGACCTGATCCAAACCGACGTCGGCGCCGTGACGGATTCGGACGGCTCCACCAACAGCATTCATGAGACGGACGGAGCCGGCACCCAGGTCGGCATCACAGCGACGGCGACCGATCCGAATGGCGATGCAGTCAACTATTCTCTCAGCGACGACCGGTTCGAGATCGGTGCAGACGGTGTTGTTACCGTCGCTGATCACGCCTTCTTCGACAGCCAGGTGGAAAGTTCGATCGACCTTGTCGTGACGGCCATCTCCGCGGACGGTTCGGAAAGTTCCGAGACATTCAGCATTTCCGTGAATGGCAACTACGACAGCCAGTTCACGGGTGGTACCGAAAGCGGCAGTTTCAGCGGTTCCGGCCAGTCCTACTACGTCAATGGCGTAGGTGGTGACGACAACATCACGACCGGTGAATACGACGACCGGATCGATGGCGGCACCTATGGTGGCAACGACAATCTGAACGGCGGTGGCGGTGACGACCTGATCTTCGGCCGTGGCGGCGTTGACAACATATTCGGGGGTTCGGGCGACGACACGATCATCGGCGGCACCGGAAACGACAGCCTGAATGGCGGAGACGGCTCGGACCTGTTCATGCATGGTCTCGGCGACGGCAGCGATACGATCAATGCCGGCACCGGCGCGGCCTGGACCGACGTCATAGATCTCGGCGGCGGCCCCGGCGTGACGTCGGCGGGCGAATTCGGCACCGACTGGACGGTGACCATCACAAACGGTTCCATCGAGACCACCGACACGGAAAACGGCATCATGGAACTGTCGCAGGATGCCGACGGCTACATCGATTTCTCGGATGGCAGCCGCGTCAACTTCAACGATGTCGAGGAAATCCGCTGGTAG